A window of Cytobacillus sp. FSL H8-0458 genomic DNA:
AAAGAGGCTGCCTCAGCAGCCTCAATGTGTCAGCGGTATTGTGACACATTGCTGTATGTAGCCATTAAGCTCCTAAAAATTTAATGACTGTTGCAATAATAAATAACGTTGCGAAGAAACCGAATGATACGATGAATCCTACACCAGAGTCGATTGCATCATTACGTTTGCTTTGGACGTTCTTTTCAAATTCGTTCACAGTCTACCCCTCCTATTTCCTATATAGTATAAGTCATTCAAATGAAAAAATCTAGAGTTCGCCTGCCCTTTTCCTGCATTAGCAGGAGTTGTCACAAATATGACGAAACAACAAGGGGAAAATAATAAACAAAGGTGCACCGCAGCTTCCTGAGTTTCCCGGGCCTCAGGGATGCAGCGTTCTATATAGATTGGAAATTGGCGTTCATTTGGACGCCAATTTCTTATGTCTTGTCAAATTGCCATCGCTTCTTTAGGATATATAGTGAATATATTGTTTGGCGAACGGAGAGAAGAAATTGGTTTTTGATATTTGGAACAGAATTAAAGCGAAAAGTTTTGCTCCTATTTACTTATTATACGGAACAGAACCTTATCTTATAAACGAAACGAAGCAGCTTCTGATCAACAATGTGCTAAGCGAAGAGGAAGCTGATTTTAATTTATCCTCTTATGACCTTGAGGAAACCCCCATTGATACAGCGCTTGAAGATGCGGAGACATTTCCGTTTATGGGTGAAAAGAGACTGATCTTTTTACATAACCCGGTTTTTTTAACATCAGAGAAATCGAAAGCTAAACAGGAGCATAACCTGGCTAAGCTTGAAGCCTATATTAAAGAGCCTGCCCCATATTCAGTGGTGGTATTTTCCTCATCGGCAGAAAAACTCGATGATCGGAAAAAAATAACCAAACAATTGAAAAAAACGGCTGCAGTCCTTGAAGCCAAGAAATTAAATGAAGGTGAATTGAAAGCCTGGATCAGGGAACGGGCAGCATTGAACGGTGTGCAGATTGATGAATCGGCTGTTGAGCTGATTTTGACATTGGCAGGCGCCAACCTGTTTATTCTGACCAACGAGATCGATAAATTAGCCCTATATGCGAATGACACAAAGCGGATAGATGAACAAATGGCAGAAAAAATGGTATCACGGTCTTTAGAGCAAAACATTTTTTCCCTAGTAGATAAGGTGGTTCACCGCAAAATAGAAGAAGCCCTGAGAATTTATTATGATTTATTAAAGCAAAATGAAGAGCCCATTAAGATTTTATCTGTTATTACAGGGCAGTTCAGATTGATTTATCAGGTGAAGGAGCTTGCCAGGAGAGGCTACGGCCAGCAGCAGATTGCCGGCTATTTAAAGATTCATCCTTTTCGGGTAAAGCTCGCGGCCGGACAGGCTCAGCTGTTTGCAGACGAAGAACTGGCAGCGATCATAAGCTTGCTTGCTGATGCGGATTACCAAATGAAAACAGGAGGCATGAATAAAACCATGCTGATTGAAATGTTCCTGTTTCGTCTGCAAAGTCAGGCGCTCAGAAAATAGAAAAGCGGAAACGGCTTATGACCCCGAGTCCCTGGGAGCCGCAACTAGACAAGCTTGTGACCTCGAGGGGGTAGGCGCTGGAGCTGGACAGTTCTCGAAGTACAAAGTTATAAATTCTGATTACATAAAAAAAGCGGTCCACAATTTGGACCGCTTTTTTATGTAAAATAAAAGGCTATCCCTTAAGATAGCCGATATCTTTAAACATTAAGCATTTAAAGAGTTCATTTTTTTCATTAAACGAGACTTTTTACGGGCAGCAGCATTTTTGTGGATAAGACCTTTTGCAGCAGCTTTGTCCAGTTTACGAGCAGCATCAGCGAAAGATTCAGTTGCAGCAGCAGAATCGTTGTTTACGATTGCAGCATCAACCTTCTTAACAGCTGTACGCATTGCTGATTTAACAGTCGCGTTTTGAGCGTTGCGAGCTTCGTTAGTTTTAACACGCTTGATAGCAGATTTAATGTTTGGCATTCCATTCACCTCCTGAAAAAGCATCGAGATTCTATAACTCGACATTCACGTTCATTAACAAATTCAGAACAAGTGATATTTTATCAAACACGGGGTGATAATGCAATACTCTGTACTCAAAATTACTGAAGGATAAATCGGGAAGTTCATTTTTATTCTGCATGTTTTTTCATTTTAAAGGCAAAGATAGTATATATCTGAATTTTAGTAATTTGTCTGTTATTTTCCAACCTAATAAGCTGAGATTGTGAGGGATACATATGAAGGAATCAATAGATTTAAGCCAGTACTCAGTTCGAACGGATCTTGCCATTGAAGCCAGGGAAATGGTGATTTCCGGCAGGCAGAAAGACAATGTTCACGAACAGGAGAATCTTTCCCAAATAGAAGGCGTCATAATTAAAGAAAAAGAAGAAAACGATATTAAAATTTCCTTTGTTGAAGTAACAAAGGAAGGAGCAGAAGCATTAGGGAAAAAAGAGGGCAAATATCTGACCCTCGAAGTGACGGGCATACGCCAGCAGGATACCGAGCTCCAGCACAAAGTGGAGACTGTATTCGCAAGTGAATTCTCCCAATTTATAAAGCAGCTGGGCATTAATGAAGATGCATCCTGCTTAATTGTCGGACTGGGCAATTGGAATGTCACTCCCGACGCATTGGGGCCGCAAGTTTGCGAAAATCTGCTTGTTACAAGACATCTCTATCAGCTGCAGCCTGAAAGCGTAGAAGAAGGCTACCGGCCGGTAAGTGCTATTTCTCCAGGGGTGATGGGCCTGACAGGAATTGAAACAAGTGACATTATTCATGGCATTGTTGAAAAAACAAAGCCTGACTTTGTCATTGCGATCGACGCTCTTGCTTCCCGATCAATTGAAAGAGTCAATTCTACCATTCAAATTTCGGATACAGGGATTCACCCTGGCTCTGGTGTAGGGAATAAACGAAAAGAAATCAGTAAGGAGACTTTAGGAATACCTGTTATAGCGATTGGCATCCCAACAGTTGTCGATGCCGTATCCATAACAAGCGATACAATTGATTACATCCTGAAGCATTTTGGCAAGGAAATGAAAGAAGGAGGCCGTCCATCACGTGCTCTTGCCCCTGCAGGAATGACTTTTGGGGAGAAGAGAAAGCTGACAGATGATGATCTGCCGGAGGAACATCATCGAAAAACCTTTCTTGGCATGATCGGAACCTTGCCTGAAGAGGAGAAGCGGAAGCTTATTTATGAAGTACTCTCGCCTTTGGGTCACAACCTTATGGTGACGCCAAAGGAAGTGGATGTATTTATTGAAGATATGTCAAACTTAATTGCTAACGGTTTAAACGCTGCGCTCCACCAGAAAGTGAATCAGGATAATGCCGGATTTTATACAAGATAGAAAATATCCTGTTCTATCTTCTCTAGCAAAGTCATAACATTTACTAGACTAGCAAGGAGAGGTGGAGCAATGAAACCTTTTAAAGCGAACGGACTTGTAGTAACTATCCAAGGGACAAGCTTGCTGAAGGCTATTGGGGGATTTCTGCTTTTTCTATTTATGATATTTTCAATAAGCGGGGCATTAACTTCCTTAAAGCCTGAATACCGAATCAGTTCATCTTCAGTAAATTCTGCCGCGAACAGCCTGACAGGAGAAATGCTTTATCATTTTCTCGGATGGGAAAACCACTCATTTCTCCAGGGAGTTTCTGAAAGCAGTTCTCCCCCGGCCTTTGCCAATTTAATTTTTAAGCTATCCACAAATGTCAATTTGGATGATCCCAGAAGTCTTCTGGGAAGGGAGCTTCCCTTTTTCTCGATTTATGACAGTAAAATTCTAGTTGCAGGTGAAGGAACGGATTATACAAATATGCCTGTAGAATCTTCTCCCCCTTTAGAAGTACTGATGGCCGAACAGGAGGCAGCCCTGCAAAACACTGAGGGGCTTGAGCCATCTGGAGATAAAAAACAATCAAATGCCCCGCCGGTATCTACAGGTGATAAAAAACCTGTCTATGTATATTTTTCGCATAATACTGAGTCCTATCTTCCATATCTCAAGGGTGTCACCAACCCTGATGCGGCCTACCATTCAAAAATTAATATTACTAAAATCGGTGACAAGCTTAAGGAAGAGATGGAGAGCAAAGGAATCGGCACATTTGTAGATAAAACGGATGTTCAGGGGAATTTAAACAAAAAGGGCTTATCATATGGACGCTCCTATCAGGAATCCAGAGAGG
This region includes:
- the rpsT gene encoding 30S ribosomal protein S20, whose protein sequence is MPNIKSAIKRVKTNEARNAQNATVKSAMRTAVKKVDAAIVNNDSAAATESFADAARKLDKAAAKGLIHKNAAARKKSRLMKKMNSLNA
- the spoIIP gene encoding stage II sporulation protein P; protein product: MKPFKANGLVVTIQGTSLLKAIGGFLLFLFMIFSISGALTSLKPEYRISSSSVNSAANSLTGEMLYHFLGWENHSFLQGVSESSSPPAFANLIFKLSTNVNLDDPRSLLGRELPFFSIYDSKILVAGEGTDYTNMPVESSPPLEVLMAEQEAALQNTEGLEPSGDKKQSNAPPVSTGDKKPVYVYFSHNTESYLPYLKGVTNPDAAYHSKINITKIGDKLKEEMESKGIGTFVDKTDVQGNLNKKGLSYGRSYQESREVVQAAITSNRDLTYLIDIHRDSKRKKDTTKEINGESYAKLAFIIGGNNPNYEKNLKFAKELHDRLSVKYKGLSRGIMKKEGAGTNGNFNQDLSGNAILIEFGGVDNTFEELNRSAEALAEVFSEYYWQAEEVNSPAGGESEKK
- the holA gene encoding DNA polymerase III subunit delta, with protein sequence MVFDIWNRIKAKSFAPIYLLYGTEPYLINETKQLLINNVLSEEEADFNLSSYDLEETPIDTALEDAETFPFMGEKRLIFLHNPVFLTSEKSKAKQEHNLAKLEAYIKEPAPYSVVVFSSSAEKLDDRKKITKQLKKTAAVLEAKKLNEGELKAWIRERAALNGVQIDESAVELILTLAGANLFILTNEIDKLALYANDTKRIDEQMAEKMVSRSLEQNIFSLVDKVVHRKIEEALRIYYDLLKQNEEPIKILSVITGQFRLIYQVKELARRGYGQQQIAGYLKIHPFRVKLAAGQAQLFADEELAAIISLLADADYQMKTGGMNKTMLIEMFLFRLQSQALRK
- a CDS encoding YqzM family protein, which produces MNEFEKNVQSKRNDAIDSGVGFIVSFGFFATLFIIATVIKFLGA
- the gpr gene encoding GPR endopeptidase — its product is MKESIDLSQYSVRTDLAIEAREMVISGRQKDNVHEQENLSQIEGVIIKEKEENDIKISFVEVTKEGAEALGKKEGKYLTLEVTGIRQQDTELQHKVETVFASEFSQFIKQLGINEDASCLIVGLGNWNVTPDALGPQVCENLLVTRHLYQLQPESVEEGYRPVSAISPGVMGLTGIETSDIIHGIVEKTKPDFVIAIDALASRSIERVNSTIQISDTGIHPGSGVGNKRKEISKETLGIPVIAIGIPTVVDAVSITSDTIDYILKHFGKEMKEGGRPSRALAPAGMTFGEKRKLTDDDLPEEHHRKTFLGMIGTLPEEEKRKLIYEVLSPLGHNLMVTPKEVDVFIEDMSNLIANGLNAALHQKVNQDNAGFYTR